A genomic stretch from Chitinophaga agri includes:
- a CDS encoding (2Fe-2S)-binding protein has protein sequence MAKYSIQVNGTRHDVEALEDMPLLWVIRDIIGLKGTKFGCGKALCGACTVHLDDVAVRSCSLPVSAVGEGKITTIEGLSEKGDHPMQQAWENYVVPQCGYCQTGQIMNAVALLKSNPHPSDQQIEEAMQGNLCRCGTYNRIKAAIVSVASPEKAPALVVPERNHSSK, from the coding sequence ATGGCTAAATATTCGATTCAGGTAAATGGAACGAGGCATGACGTAGAGGCGCTCGAGGATATGCCATTGTTGTGGGTCATCCGCGACATTATTGGCCTGAAGGGAACAAAGTTCGGTTGTGGAAAAGCGCTGTGTGGTGCCTGCACGGTACATCTGGATGATGTGGCGGTTCGTTCCTGCAGTCTTCCCGTTTCAGCGGTTGGGGAAGGAAAGATCACCACCATTGAAGGCTTGTCAGAGAAGGGTGATCATCCTATGCAGCAGGCATGGGAAAACTACGTCGTACCGCAATGCGGCTATTGCCAAACAGGACAAATTATGAATGCTGTAGCCTTGCTGAAGAGCAATCCGCATCCTTCCGACCAGCAGATTGAAGAAGCTATGCAGGGGAACTTATGCCGCTGTGGTACCTATAACAGGATTAAGGCGGCCATTGTAAGTGTCGCATCTCCGGAAAAGGCGCCTGCCCTCGTTGTACCTGAGCGGAATCATTCATCAAAGTGA
- a CDS encoding SDR family oxidoreductase translates to MHHLIKGKVVAITGASNGIGEAIARTLASNEVKVVLGARSAGRLATIVDDIKSAGGEASYIAINVKDRADLARLVNAAVAQYGRLDVIINNAGISELSRIDDLDVDGWDEMIDINLKGVLYGMAAAIPVFKQQASGHIINIISTSGIKIVPMQGVYAGTKNAVRTIAEAFRQESDGTIRITGISPGVVKTGLVNGMKDQQMRSAILKNMEQLGIAPEAIAHAVIYAMSQPKEVEVGDIVIRPAAQI, encoded by the coding sequence ATGCATCATCTTATCAAAGGAAAAGTAGTCGCAATCACAGGAGCAAGCAACGGCATTGGAGAGGCAATAGCAAGAACCCTGGCCAGTAATGAAGTAAAGGTTGTATTAGGCGCCAGAAGTGCCGGTCGGCTTGCAACTATCGTAGACGACATTAAAAGCGCCGGAGGCGAAGCTAGCTACATAGCCATCAATGTGAAGGACAGGGCTGATTTAGCCCGTCTGGTCAACGCAGCTGTTGCGCAATACGGCAGGCTGGACGTGATCATCAATAACGCGGGTATCAGCGAACTGAGTCGGATCGATGACCTGGATGTTGATGGCTGGGATGAAATGATAGACATTAATCTCAAAGGGGTACTGTATGGCATGGCAGCAGCTATTCCTGTTTTTAAGCAACAGGCGTCCGGACATATTATCAATATCATTTCTACTTCAGGTATAAAAATTGTGCCTATGCAGGGAGTGTATGCCGGCACTAAAAATGCCGTCCGTACGATAGCAGAAGCGTTCCGACAGGAATCTGACGGCACAATACGTATCACCGGCATTTCGCCTGGTGTCGTAAAAACAGGGTTAGTAAATGGTATGAAAGATCAGCAAATGAGATCCGCTATCTTAAAAAATATGGAACAGCTGGGTATAGCGCCGGAAGCGATCGCTCATGCTGTGATATATGCAATGAGCCAACCTAAAGAAGTAGAGGTAGGTGATATTGTAATTCGTCCGGCAGCACAAATCTGA
- a CDS encoding xanthine dehydrogenase family protein molybdopterin-binding subunit — protein MKISFPFKKINKTETITSEVFSASRRDFLKVGGILSGGLMVGISFWSCNSKGDKKTTVAPNVYLSISSDGMVTIVAHRSEMGQGIRTGLPLVLADELGADWSRVNIVQAEGDEKKYGNQNTDGSFSVRMFYRPMREAGAIAKLLLMQAAAQKWQVPVTECDTADSQVIHTRSAKKIDFGDVVEIASKLPIPTAKDIKLKEPGQFKLIGKETPIVDLHNIVTGKAVFGIDAEVEGMKIAVIRRCPVVGGSMKSFDDTKTRAVPGVIKVIPIKGAGLPATLSKPLAGVAVIADNTWAAIKGRDLLQVEWDLGPNAAYDSGEEIATLVKEMAQHGTVRRERGNFAQAKAKAKKVIDHTYIAPHLAHATLEPPNALAVVKNGVCEIWAPTQNPQGARDAVAEALGFPADKVKMNVTLLGGGFGRKSKPDYIVEAALLARESGLPVKVQWTREDDIRHDYLHALSVQRIVATIDADNKLTGWNHHIAYPSISATEDTFVIQPSDGELMLGASDFPYNVPAIRIETHDAPSHLRIGWLRSVRNIPQVFAIGTMLDEIAVARGMDPIANALDLLGEDRSITFDQELVKTTYPNYGEAITDYPWETSRMKGVIQRVAKESGWGKALPERTGIGFAAHKSFLTYVACVVQVYVDAENKITIQRVDYALDCGVAVNVDRVKSQFEGGAQFAASLALKSAITVKDGQVQQGNFDGYQIIRMPESPKEIHVHIIESEAKPTGVGEPPVPPFTPALCNAIYAATGKRIYSLPIDLKA, from the coding sequence ATGAAGATATCATTTCCTTTTAAGAAAATAAATAAGACGGAGACTATCACGTCAGAAGTGTTCAGTGCTTCCAGGCGGGACTTTTTGAAAGTAGGAGGGATCCTCTCCGGTGGACTGATGGTGGGGATCAGCTTCTGGAGCTGCAATAGTAAAGGTGATAAAAAGACCACTGTAGCGCCTAATGTATACCTGAGCATCTCTTCCGATGGCATGGTGACCATAGTGGCCCATCGCTCGGAAATGGGTCAGGGTATAAGAACCGGTCTGCCGCTGGTGCTGGCAGATGAACTGGGCGCTGACTGGAGCAGGGTGAATATTGTTCAGGCGGAGGGTGATGAGAAGAAATATGGTAACCAGAATACAGATGGTTCGTTTTCCGTCAGGATGTTTTACAGGCCAATGCGTGAGGCAGGTGCTATTGCTAAATTACTACTGATGCAGGCAGCCGCCCAAAAGTGGCAGGTGCCGGTAACAGAGTGTGATACCGCTGACAGTCAGGTAATACATACCAGGTCAGCTAAGAAAATTGATTTCGGTGATGTGGTGGAGATAGCCAGCAAGCTACCCATACCTACTGCCAAAGACATAAAACTGAAGGAACCCGGCCAGTTTAAACTGATCGGGAAGGAAACGCCGATCGTTGACCTGCATAATATCGTCACAGGTAAAGCGGTCTTCGGTATTGATGCGGAGGTAGAAGGTATGAAAATAGCGGTTATCAGGCGTTGTCCGGTAGTCGGGGGCTCCATGAAATCGTTTGATGATACGAAAACACGCGCAGTGCCTGGAGTGATCAAAGTGATCCCTATCAAGGGTGCAGGGCTGCCTGCCACTTTGAGTAAGCCACTGGCAGGTGTGGCAGTTATTGCGGATAATACCTGGGCAGCCATCAAAGGACGCGATCTGCTGCAGGTAGAATGGGATCTTGGACCTAATGCCGCCTATGATTCAGGGGAGGAGATAGCCACACTGGTGAAAGAAATGGCGCAGCATGGAACTGTCAGGAGAGAAAGGGGCAACTTTGCGCAGGCAAAGGCAAAAGCAAAAAAAGTGATAGATCATACCTATATCGCACCTCACCTGGCGCATGCCACGCTGGAACCACCGAATGCACTGGCCGTGGTGAAAAATGGTGTCTGCGAGATCTGGGCGCCTACCCAGAATCCCCAGGGCGCCAGAGACGCTGTTGCTGAAGCGCTGGGCTTTCCGGCTGACAAGGTAAAGATGAACGTCACCTTACTGGGAGGCGGATTTGGCCGTAAGTCTAAACCCGACTACATCGTGGAAGCTGCTTTACTGGCCAGGGAGTCTGGTTTGCCGGTGAAAGTACAGTGGACCCGTGAAGACGATATTCGCCACGATTATCTCCACGCCTTAAGTGTACAGCGGATAGTCGCAACGATAGATGCCGACAACAAATTAACCGGTTGGAACCATCATATCGCCTATCCGTCCATTTCGGCCACTGAAGATACTTTCGTTATCCAGCCGAGCGATGGTGAGCTGATGCTCGGTGCTTCCGACTTCCCTTATAATGTGCCGGCTATCAGGATAGAAACGCATGATGCGCCGTCACATCTCCGTATCGGATGGTTGCGGTCTGTGCGTAATATACCCCAGGTATTTGCCATTGGTACTATGCTGGATGAGATTGCAGTTGCCAGAGGCATGGACCCGATAGCCAATGCGCTGGACCTCCTGGGCGAAGATCGTAGTATCACGTTCGACCAGGAGCTGGTTAAGACCACCTATCCGAATTATGGTGAGGCAATCACCGATTACCCATGGGAAACCAGTCGTATGAAAGGTGTCATTCAGCGTGTAGCAAAGGAATCCGGCTGGGGAAAAGCGCTTCCGGAGAGAACGGGTATAGGCTTTGCCGCGCATAAGAGCTTCCTGACGTATGTAGCCTGTGTCGTACAGGTCTATGTGGATGCGGAGAACAAAATTACTATACAACGCGTAGACTATGCGCTTGATTGTGGCGTAGCGGTCAATGTAGACAGGGTGAAATCCCAGTTTGAAGGCGGGGCACAATTTGCTGCGAGCCTGGCTTTAAAAAGCGCTATCACAGTGAAGGATGGCCAGGTGCAACAAGGTAATTTCGATGGTTACCAGATCATCAGGATGCCTGAGTCGCCAAAGGAAATTCATGTGCATATTATTGAAAGTGAAGCGAAACCTACAGGTGTTGGAGAACCACCGGTACCACCGTTCACGCCTGCATTATGCAACGCTATCTATGCGGCGACGGGTAAGCGGATCTATTCATTGCCGATTGATCTGAAGGCATAA
- a CDS encoding TlpA family protein disulfide reductase: protein MKKIITFVYLLFTTFMAGAQTTLTSYTGTIRGYNSNMGFSTGQVIVNNVITGVHDNYLITIQSDGSFSASFPLTHTQECFIMLPFYNTTVYFEAGKRIIQHFDITDSGQVNAVFKGDCATINNALNELRPISTFFDWDAVDNDIFQLQPAAYKAYFLKMMDRRLAAIDSVVHLRKLNTRAGRLAKLQVTYSIMSTLMNYAFERESSYRRKMNISFNDRKQILEEIKTDSSYYDFLQSLSYNDPNNMVSYGYFEFITRLMHIPPVEEEAQRTSILAANEIIARAARDTSYKGLNELKKAFEEIRNGRSTIAGTLEKARPVVLKRLIRKDISLELDLIYLHSIGSRLHMQKDTLSKVDIQKIKSDIKNKVLITDIAALNDQVKKSIWEARNADSKQYIRLAADLKTDSTYKAIFEQYKGKVVFVDFWATWCSPCIQGIKRMAPLKDELAADSNVVFLYITDQTSPEQVYQTIMPGIKGVHYRITNDQFNYLSTIFRMNGRPHYAIIGKKGIPVHTHFVWTDPAQIKKELQLLEIE, encoded by the coding sequence ATGAAGAAAATTATCACGTTTGTTTACTTACTGTTCACCACATTCATGGCCGGTGCACAAACTACGCTTACTTCCTACACCGGGACGATCAGGGGTTATAACAGCAATATGGGATTCAGCACCGGGCAGGTTATCGTCAATAATGTTATTACCGGCGTACATGACAATTATCTCATTACTATTCAGTCTGACGGTAGCTTCTCTGCCAGCTTTCCGTTGACACACACACAGGAATGCTTCATCATGCTCCCTTTTTATAACACGACGGTGTATTTTGAAGCCGGGAAAAGGATCATACAGCATTTTGATATCACAGATTCCGGGCAGGTAAATGCTGTATTTAAAGGAGATTGTGCCACCATTAACAATGCACTCAATGAGCTGAGGCCCATCTCCACATTCTTTGACTGGGATGCGGTAGATAATGATATCTTCCAGCTACAGCCTGCCGCCTATAAGGCTTATTTCCTGAAAATGATGGACCGTAGGCTGGCCGCTATAGACAGCGTGGTACATCTCAGAAAATTAAATACCCGTGCGGGCAGGCTGGCAAAATTACAGGTCACCTATAGCATCATGAGCACGCTCATGAACTATGCATTTGAAAGAGAATCAAGTTACCGTAGAAAGATGAACATATCCTTCAATGATAGAAAACAAATACTGGAAGAAATAAAGACAGATAGCAGTTATTACGATTTCCTGCAATCATTATCATATAACGATCCTAACAATATGGTTTCATATGGCTACTTTGAATTCATCACCCGGTTGATGCATATCCCTCCGGTTGAAGAAGAAGCACAACGGACGAGTATACTGGCTGCCAACGAAATCATAGCACGTGCCGCTAGAGACACTTCCTATAAGGGCCTGAACGAACTTAAAAAGGCATTCGAAGAAATACGGAATGGAAGATCCACGATAGCTGGTACACTGGAGAAGGCTCGTCCGGTAGTACTTAAAAGGCTCATACGTAAAGACATATCACTGGAGCTGGACCTGATATACCTGCACAGTATCGGGAGCCGCCTGCATATGCAAAAAGACACGTTATCAAAGGTGGACATACAGAAGATAAAATCTGACATTAAAAATAAAGTGCTGATAACTGATATAGCTGCCTTAAACGACCAGGTTAAAAAAAGCATTTGGGAAGCCCGCAATGCAGACAGCAAACAATACATACGGCTGGCAGCAGACTTAAAAACGGACAGTACCTATAAAGCAATCTTTGAGCAGTACAAAGGAAAGGTTGTTTTTGTTGACTTCTGGGCGACGTGGTGCAGCCCATGTATACAGGGTATAAAAAGAATGGCGCCGTTGAAAGATGAACTGGCAGCAGACAGTAACGTTGTTTTTTTATACATCACGGACCAGACTTCCCCGGAACAGGTGTATCAGACAATAATGCCAGGCATCAAAGGGGTACATTACCGGATCACCAATGATCAGTTCAACTACCTTAGTACCATCTTCCGCATGAATGGACGGCCGCACTATGCTATAATCGGTAAAAAAGGGATTCCGGTCCATACACATTTTGTATGGACGGACCCTGCGCAGATAAAGAAAGAATTACAGTTGCTGGAAATTGAATAG
- a CDS encoding helix-turn-helix domain-containing protein, giving the protein MKQSADIHSFSSISQLMRHLGQPPPLHPLVAFVNYDEISHQVIRKGTRISLDFYKISFKNSFHGQIKYGQGHYDFEDGGLAFLKPRQIVTASADSASYEGCVLYFHPDFIRNSPLGHAINKYGFFSYAVSEALCLSAKEKFVINNIFGIIAAELENSIDQFSEDVLITQIMLLLNYSSRFYNRQFITRKMVSHEIIVSLDRLLEQHFAEEAGLPSVQYISKRLQLSARYLSDMLRSLTGYTAQQYIQNKVIEQSKDLLSTTSLSVAEIAYKLGFEHPQSFSKLFKIKTNSSPLAFRQSFS; this is encoded by the coding sequence GTGAAACAATCTGCAGACATTCACTCATTCAGTAGTATCTCGCAATTGATGCGACATCTTGGACAACCTCCGCCATTGCATCCATTGGTGGCATTTGTTAACTATGATGAGATCTCTCATCAGGTGATAAGAAAGGGTACCAGGATCTCACTCGATTTTTACAAGATCTCATTCAAAAATAGCTTCCATGGACAAATAAAATACGGACAGGGGCACTATGACTTTGAAGACGGTGGACTTGCCTTTCTGAAACCCAGGCAAATCGTGACTGCTTCAGCCGATAGTGCCAGCTATGAGGGGTGTGTCCTGTATTTTCATCCTGATTTTATCAGGAATAGTCCGTTAGGACACGCTATCAACAAATACGGTTTTTTCTCTTATGCGGTATCGGAGGCACTCTGCCTGTCGGCGAAGGAAAAATTTGTTATTAATAATATTTTTGGCATTATCGCCGCCGAATTAGAGAACAGTATCGATCAGTTTAGCGAGGATGTCCTGATCACGCAGATAATGTTGTTGCTGAACTACAGTAGCCGCTTTTACAATCGTCAGTTCATCACGCGGAAGATGGTAAGCCATGAAATCATCGTTTCGCTGGATAGACTGCTTGAGCAGCACTTTGCAGAAGAGGCGGGCCTCCCTTCCGTGCAGTATATTAGTAAACGGTTACAGTTATCGGCACGGTATCTCAGCGATATGCTCCGTTCGCTCACTGGTTATACTGCACAACAATATATTCAGAATAAGGTAATTGAACAGTCGAAAGACCTGCTCAGTACTACGTCACTATCTGTTGCCGAGATAGCCTATAAATTAGGATTTGAACATCCGCAGTCATTCAGTAAACTGTTTAAGATAAAAACAAATTCATCACCGCTGGCGTTCCGGCAAAGCTTCAGTTAA
- the eptA gene encoding phosphoethanolamine--lipid A transferase EptA codes for MRLLKDNIKIVHFCLLIGCLNFLFFHYPFFKFIFNSLDYRSFNGITIIICFIILMVIANSFAFFLILYLLRFAGKIVLALSFVINAMAVYFINTYGVIIDGGMVGNVLNTNYDEAAGFFSVKLLLYVIVLGVIPAIIIIKAKIVTVTFKRFLGITSATLLFILIVAFANSQNWLWVDKNSKVLGGLAMPWSYTVNLSLHFIHQHQENEKEILLPDATIKDHQKSVVVLVIGESARSENFSLYGYGKNTNPLLSKTPDVYKFNATSCATYTTAGVKCILEHKNTGELYEILPNYLYRNGVEVVWRTTNWGEPPVHIKNYLNKEALMKDCKGDGCAYDEVLLNNLKEQIAASTKDKVLIVLHTSTSHGPEYSKKYPPQFETFKPVCNSVELAKCSNTELVNAYDNTIGYTDYILYNVIEDLKQLKEYKSAMIFVSDHGESLGEKNLYMHGLPLSLAPKQQYDIPFIVWTSDNSLKQLKTENSLTQEYVFHSVLNFLGIQSPVYNEELNIFK; via the coding sequence ATGCGTTTATTAAAAGATAATATCAAAATCGTTCACTTTTGTTTATTAATAGGTTGTCTTAACTTCTTATTCTTTCATTATCCCTTTTTTAAATTTATTTTTAACAGTCTTGATTATAGAAGCTTTAATGGCATTACCATTATTATTTGTTTTATTATTCTAATGGTGATTGCCAATTCCTTTGCCTTTTTTTTGATACTCTATCTATTACGCTTTGCGGGAAAAATTGTCCTGGCGTTATCCTTTGTTATCAACGCAATGGCAGTTTACTTTATTAACACTTACGGCGTGATAATAGATGGCGGCATGGTAGGCAATGTGCTAAATACCAATTATGATGAGGCAGCTGGTTTCTTCTCCGTAAAACTCCTACTTTATGTAATCGTGCTCGGTGTTATTCCGGCCATTATTATTATTAAAGCTAAAATAGTAACAGTAACATTCAAGCGATTTTTAGGGATCACTTCAGCTACTTTATTATTTATCTTAATTGTCGCATTTGCCAATTCTCAAAACTGGTTGTGGGTTGATAAAAATTCAAAAGTATTAGGTGGCCTGGCAATGCCATGGAGTTACACAGTCAATCTTTCGCTGCATTTTATACATCAGCACCAGGAAAATGAAAAGGAAATATTATTGCCAGATGCAACCATAAAGGATCACCAGAAATCGGTAGTAGTCCTGGTGATAGGAGAATCCGCCAGAAGTGAAAATTTTTCTTTATACGGCTACGGCAAAAATACAAATCCGCTTCTTTCAAAAACCCCGGATGTATATAAGTTTAATGCGACCTCCTGCGCTACGTACACTACTGCAGGTGTAAAGTGTATTTTAGAGCATAAAAATACCGGTGAGCTGTATGAGATCTTGCCAAATTATTTATATAGAAATGGCGTAGAGGTGGTTTGGAGAACTACAAACTGGGGAGAGCCACCCGTTCATATAAAAAATTACCTGAACAAAGAGGCGCTGATGAAAGATTGTAAAGGTGATGGATGCGCTTACGACGAAGTGCTTTTGAATAACCTGAAAGAGCAAATAGCGGCCAGTACGAAAGATAAGGTATTGATAGTATTGCACACAAGTACAAGTCATGGACCTGAGTATAGCAAAAAATATCCTCCTCAGTTCGAAACTTTTAAACCAGTATGCAATAGTGTAGAATTAGCAAAATGTTCTAATACAGAACTGGTCAATGCTTATGACAATACGATCGGTTATACCGATTATATCCTATACAATGTAATTGAAGATTTAAAACAATTAAAGGAATACAAAAGTGCAATGATCTTTGTGTCCGACCATGGAGAATCTTTAGGAGAAAAAAATCTATACATGCATGGTTTGCCATTAAGCCTGGCGCCGAAACAACAATATGACATTCCTTTTATAGTCTGGACATCTGATAACAGTTTAAAACAACTGAAGACAGAAAATTCATTGACACAAGAATATGTATTTCACAGTGTTTTAAATTTTTTGGGCATACAAAGTCCTGTTTATAATGAGGAATTGAACATTTTCAAGTAG
- a CDS encoding winged helix-turn-helix domain-containing protein, protein MESLVLTKQQAGKIILNAAGLARKAAFGNGIEAVYRVIDHLGFVQLDTNYVVERAHHHVMAARIPDYQPVWLDDLCEDGRIFEYLTSDAGFLPMHDFRFSLPVKEAFKRQSKPVTPAETRLMKQIMDRIERDGAVMVGDFDNDRIEASSGWWDWRPAKVALERLYLSGSLMIRRTRTFQKIYDLPRNLVPQETDLTMPTDEAYARFVIVRTLGALGIASAKEMAWRARHVKGNLVKKELEKMAQDGQLTTVTVEGVKAAHYMLPDQQTDISLDNEVFILSPFDVLNVFRHRLKDFFNFDYQIECFVPAPKRLYGYFSLPILAGDTFIARMDAKADRKEQVLIVHNLHFEDVDPAPVIVERLIQSLKDFMRFNRCRSIVFSRSNKKALLRQISKGLSA, encoded by the coding sequence ATGGAATCTCTTGTTTTGACAAAACAGCAGGCTGGAAAGATCATCCTTAACGCCGCCGGACTCGCCCGTAAAGCAGCGTTCGGGAACGGCATTGAAGCTGTTTACCGGGTAATTGACCATTTAGGTTTTGTGCAACTGGATACAAATTATGTCGTAGAGCGTGCCCACCATCATGTAATGGCAGCACGTATACCTGATTATCAGCCGGTATGGCTCGACGATCTGTGCGAAGACGGCCGCATCTTTGAATACCTCACTTCGGACGCCGGCTTTCTCCCTATGCATGATTTCCGCTTTTCACTGCCTGTGAAGGAAGCGTTTAAAAGACAAAGCAAACCCGTCACGCCAGCAGAGACCCGCCTGATGAAACAGATAATGGACCGCATAGAACGGGATGGGGCAGTGATGGTCGGCGACTTTGATAATGACCGTATAGAGGCCAGCTCCGGTTGGTGGGACTGGCGGCCGGCGAAGGTTGCGCTTGAAAGATTATATCTCAGTGGAAGCCTGATGATCAGGCGTACCAGGACGTTTCAGAAGATCTATGATCTGCCGCGCAACTTAGTACCACAGGAAACAGACCTGACGATGCCTACGGACGAAGCGTATGCCCGTTTTGTTATTGTCCGTACCCTTGGTGCATTAGGTATTGCGTCCGCGAAGGAAATGGCCTGGAGGGCGCGTCATGTAAAGGGGAATCTGGTTAAAAAGGAACTGGAAAAGATGGCACAGGACGGTCAGTTAACAACGGTCACTGTAGAAGGGGTAAAAGCCGCGCACTATATGCTGCCTGATCAGCAAACAGATATTTCACTGGACAACGAAGTCTTTATTCTGTCTCCGTTTGATGTATTGAACGTTTTCCGTCATCGCTTAAAAGACTTCTTCAATTTTGATTATCAGATAGAATGTTTCGTACCCGCTCCTAAACGATTATATGGTTACTTTTCATTGCCAATACTCGCGGGAGATACCTTTATAGCCAGGATGGATGCCAAAGCCGATCGTAAAGAACAAGTACTGATCGTCCATAATCTCCATTTTGAAGATGTTGATCCAGCGCCGGTTATTGTTGAAAGACTCATCCAGTCATTGAAGGATTTTATGCGGTTCAATCGTTGCCGGAGTATTGTTTTCAGCAGATCTAATAAGAAAGCACTCCTGCGTCAGATCAGTAAAGGCCTGTCTGCATAA
- a CDS encoding Crp/Fnr family transcriptional regulator, giving the protein MFDAIFKNFALHIHLDASEVERISAVLQVRDVPKHTVLLDAGTTARNVYYVVSGCLRLFYTDENGDEHNISFSPENWWAVDITSFSMQKPAFMSIDALEDTTVCYLSYDAMEQLYQEVPKLERFFRILTQNGLYVYQRRTISNLSETAESRYKRFRKRYPDLELRITQKHIASYLGITPVFLSMLRKRM; this is encoded by the coding sequence ATGTTTGATGCCATTTTTAAGAACTTCGCACTACACATTCATCTCGATGCCAGCGAAGTTGAAAGAATATCTGCTGTATTGCAGGTAAGGGATGTACCTAAACATACCGTACTGCTGGATGCCGGTACAACCGCGCGGAACGTTTATTATGTGGTTAGCGGATGCCTGCGTCTTTTCTATACCGATGAAAATGGTGATGAACATAATATTTCCTTTTCTCCGGAGAACTGGTGGGCAGTAGATATTACCAGCTTTTCCATGCAAAAGCCGGCCTTTATGAGTATCGATGCGCTGGAGGATACGACTGTCTGTTACCTGAGTTACGATGCGATGGAACAATTGTATCAGGAGGTGCCCAAGCTGGAACGCTTCTTCCGCATTCTCACACAGAATGGCCTGTACGTTTATCAGCGCCGCACCATCTCCAATCTGTCAGAGACGGCAGAATCAAGATATAAACGCTTCCGTAAGCGCTACCCTGACCTGGAATTGCGTATTACACAAAAGCATATCGCTTCCTACCTGGGCATAACGCCGGTGTTTCTAAGTATGCTGCGGAAGCGCATGTAA
- a CDS encoding endo-1,4-beta-xylanase yields MLRRSGFYKIAKHLLICVSGVLFAGSSFAQLTSEKGLKDYYGAMFPIGVAVSPRALQGNEGQFILSQFNSITPENDMKMGVIHPREHDYDFKRADAIVDFAVRNRMKVRGHTLCWHSQVAGWMFIDNKGDTVSKAILLQRLKEHITTVVTRYKGKIYAWDVVNEVISDRQGEFYRNSAWLRICGPEFIEKAFEWAHAADPEAVLFYNDYNEIDPDKRTKIIRMITELRNKGIPVQGVGLQGHWAVNEPSAEQLEKTFADFAVLKMPLQITELDISVYPKEHEARARRANDYDTIFTKEKEIAQAAQYRVCFEIFRKYKALLTGVTFWNISDRHSWLDDFPVRGRKDYPLLFDRNFQPKKAFQAVVGF; encoded by the coding sequence ATGCTTAGACGATCAGGTTTTTATAAGATAGCAAAACACCTGCTGATATGTGTCTCAGGCGTTTTATTTGCAGGCTCCTCTTTTGCCCAGCTTACATCCGAAAAAGGCTTAAAAGACTACTATGGAGCCATGTTTCCCATTGGCGTAGCGGTTTCCCCGCGTGCCTTACAGGGAAATGAAGGACAGTTCATCCTCTCACAATTCAACAGTATCACCCCGGAAAATGATATGAAGATGGGCGTTATTCATCCACGTGAGCATGACTACGATTTTAAAAGGGCAGATGCTATTGTTGACTTCGCGGTCAGGAACAGGATGAAGGTAAGAGGCCATACACTTTGCTGGCATAGTCAGGTGGCCGGATGGATGTTCATAGATAATAAGGGCGATACGGTATCCAAAGCCATCTTATTGCAGCGTCTAAAGGAGCATATTACAACGGTTGTCACAAGGTATAAGGGGAAGATATACGCCTGGGATGTCGTCAACGAAGTGATCAGTGACAGGCAAGGCGAGTTTTACCGCAATTCAGCCTGGCTGCGGATCTGTGGCCCTGAGTTTATTGAAAAAGCGTTTGAATGGGCGCATGCTGCAGACCCGGAGGCAGTCCTTTTTTATAACGATTATAATGAGATAGACCCCGATAAGCGGACCAAGATCATCCGGATGATCACGGAGTTGCGGAACAAGGGCATACCGGTCCAGGGCGTTGGATTACAGGGCCACTGGGCTGTAAATGAACCTTCTGCGGAACAGTTAGAGAAGACCTTTGCTGACTTCGCTGTGTTGAAAATGCCGTTGCAGATCACGGAACTCGATATTTCGGTTTATCCGAAAGAGCATGAGGCCAGGGCAAGGCGTGCGAATGACTATGATACCATTTTTACAAAGGAGAAGGAAATTGCCCAGGCGGCACAATACCGGGTATGCTTTGAAATATTCCGTAAGTACAAAGCATTGCTGACTGGTGTGACTTTCTGGAATATATCGGACAGGCATAGCTGGCTGGATGATTTCCCTGTAAGGGGTAGAAAGGATTATCCTTTGTTGTTTGACAGGAATTTTCAGCCTAAAAAAGCCTTTCAGGCTGTTGTCGGTTTTTAG